Proteins encoded by one window of Kribbella italica:
- a CDS encoding MFS transporter translates to MKQRSPWATLAVLALAQFIVVLDVTIVNVALPDIQADLGFSAETLQWVISAYTLLFGGFLLLGGRMADLLGPRRVFVAGLLLFGVTSLVGGLATTPEFLIGARAVQGLGGALLSPAALAILTMTFAHGRERNIAMGVWGGLAGLGGTLGVVAGGVLVDSLSWQWVFFVNVPIVLALVALIPVFVPDMRHNEDRPRGFDTAGAVLGTGGLLAIVYAVVRAEPRGWGSFEVLGFLIGGVVLLGAFVLVESRSKAPLVPLKLFRSRALSVSSVSLALNGAGFLSMFFLTAIYLQQVRGDSALQAGVHFLPMGFAAVLGAVAASQLVQKVGTRTVQLGGSVLSLAALILLSRADASGAYAAELLPGFVLFGLGIIGVAVPAQIAAVSEVEHHEAGAASGAVTTMYQVGGALGLAIVTTLSITRTTDALASGVAQQQALVEGFQRGMLIAAFFAVANVVVTMVTPQIQPTAEQLTEAAAAA, encoded by the coding sequence GTGAAGCAACGCAGTCCCTGGGCCACCCTGGCGGTGCTGGCCCTGGCGCAGTTCATCGTGGTGCTCGACGTGACGATCGTGAACGTCGCGCTGCCCGACATCCAGGCCGATCTCGGGTTCTCGGCCGAAACGCTGCAATGGGTGATCAGCGCGTACACCCTGCTCTTCGGCGGTTTCCTGCTGCTCGGCGGCCGGATGGCCGACCTGCTCGGCCCGCGCCGGGTCTTCGTCGCGGGGCTCCTGCTGTTCGGCGTCACCTCGCTGGTCGGCGGGCTGGCGACGACGCCCGAGTTCTTGATCGGGGCGCGTGCTGTGCAAGGACTTGGTGGCGCGCTGCTCTCGCCGGCCGCGCTGGCGATCCTCACGATGACCTTCGCGCACGGTCGTGAGCGGAACATCGCGATGGGCGTCTGGGGTGGCCTGGCCGGACTCGGTGGCACGCTCGGGGTCGTGGCGGGCGGCGTACTGGTCGACTCGCTCAGCTGGCAGTGGGTCTTCTTCGTCAACGTGCCGATCGTGCTCGCGCTGGTCGCGCTGATCCCGGTCTTCGTGCCCGACATGCGCCACAACGAGGACCGGCCGCGCGGCTTCGACACCGCGGGCGCCGTACTGGGGACCGGTGGTCTGCTGGCCATCGTGTACGCCGTGGTCCGCGCCGAGCCTCGTGGGTGGGGATCTTTCGAGGTGCTCGGGTTCTTGATCGGCGGAGTGGTGCTGCTGGGGGCTTTCGTGCTGGTCGAGTCCCGGTCGAAGGCGCCGCTGGTGCCGCTGAAGCTGTTCCGTTCGCGAGCGCTGAGCGTCTCCAGTGTTTCGCTGGCGCTGAACGGCGCGGGCTTCCTGTCGATGTTCTTCCTGACCGCGATCTACCTGCAGCAGGTCCGCGGCGACTCCGCCTTGCAGGCCGGCGTGCACTTCCTCCCGATGGGCTTCGCCGCCGTACTCGGAGCGGTCGCCGCGTCACAGCTGGTCCAGAAGGTCGGGACCCGCACGGTCCAACTCGGCGGTTCGGTGCTGAGCCTGGCCGCGCTGATCCTGCTGTCCCGTGCGGATGCCAGCGGTGCGTACGCCGCTGAGCTGTTGCCCGGCTTCGTCCTGTTCGGGCTCGGCATCATCGGCGTCGCCGTACCGGCGCAGATCGCGGCAGTCTCCGAGGTCGAGCACCACGAGGCCGGAGCGGCCTCCGGCGCGGTGACCACGATGTACCAGGTCGGCGGCGCCCTCGGGCTGGCCATTGTCACCACGCTGTCCATCACCCGTACGACGGACGCCCTGGCTTCTGGTGTCGCCCAGCAGCAGGCTCTCGTCGAGGGCTTCCAGCGCGGGATGCTGATCGCGGCGTTCTTCGCCGTCGCGAACGTGGTCGTCACGATGGTGACGCCGCAGATCCAGCCCACCGCCGAGCAACTGACGGAAGCCGCGGCCGCCGCATAG
- a CDS encoding aminoglycoside phosphotransferase family protein produces the protein MIPAAFAEQTIAREGAPGRTWIEHLPGLTEHHLGRWRCTPTGPAVHGQVALIVPALRDGARVVLKLSFPHPGNRYEPTALAAWSGAGAVRLLERDDADFAMLLERISGETLSSATDDPWVVAGELARRLAVPAPPEIPRLTSTLAGWSRQMLAQSKHLGNPLPARLIDAALETIAAFGDDKTDTMLHGDLHFANVLRADREPWLVIDPKGLAGSAAFDAATIVRDRIDEIADDLSAGLLRRIATYSEAAAVDRDLSRRATQARAVSSALWERLHHQPRVGIDLADQIAEALV, from the coding sequence GTGATTCCCGCCGCCTTCGCCGAGCAGACCATCGCCCGAGAGGGTGCTCCCGGCCGGACCTGGATCGAACATCTCCCCGGCCTCACCGAGCACCACCTCGGGCGATGGCGCTGTACGCCGACCGGGCCGGCGGTCCACGGCCAGGTCGCGCTGATCGTCCCGGCGCTGCGCGACGGGGCGCGCGTCGTACTGAAGCTGTCGTTCCCGCACCCGGGCAACCGCTACGAGCCGACCGCCCTGGCCGCGTGGTCGGGTGCGGGCGCGGTCCGGCTGCTCGAGCGGGACGACGCGGACTTCGCCATGCTGCTGGAGCGGATCTCGGGGGAGACGTTGTCCTCGGCAACCGATGATCCGTGGGTGGTGGCCGGCGAGCTGGCCCGGCGGCTCGCCGTACCGGCTCCTCCGGAGATCCCGCGCCTGACCTCGACACTGGCCGGCTGGTCCCGTCAAATGCTTGCCCAAAGCAAACACTTGGGCAATCCGCTGCCCGCTCGCCTCATCGATGCCGCGCTGGAGACCATCGCCGCCTTCGGGGACGACAAAACCGACACGATGCTGCACGGCGACCTGCACTTCGCCAACGTCCTGCGCGCCGACCGCGAACCCTGGCTCGTCATCGACCCCAAGGGCCTGGCCGGCAGCGCCGCCTTCGACGCGGCCACGATCGTCCGCGACCGCATCGACGAGATCGCCGACGACCTGTCCGCCGGCCTCCTCCGCCGGATCGCGACCTACAGCGAAGCCGCCGCCGTCGACCGCGACCTCTCCCGCCGCGCCACCCAGGCCCGAGCCGTCAGCTCAGCCCTGTGGGAACGCCTCCACCACCAGCCCCGAGTCGGCATCGACCTGGCCGATCAAATAGCCGAAGCCCTCGTGTGA
- a CDS encoding GNAT family N-acetyltransferase, which translates to MVSVKRVSAEHADALLRFELENRAYFARVIPDRGDAYFAEFADRHAAVLAMQDAGTDHFHVLVDDGQILGRVNLVNIVDGSAELGYRIAESAAGRGLATWGVREVLGTPYGLRQITARTTLDNLASQKILARVGFVRTGEVELSGQPGYSYVLATPQA; encoded by the coding sequence ATGGTGTCGGTGAAGCGGGTGTCGGCGGAGCACGCGGACGCGCTGCTGCGGTTCGAGCTGGAGAACCGGGCGTACTTCGCGCGGGTGATCCCGGACCGCGGCGACGCGTACTTCGCGGAGTTCGCCGACCGGCACGCGGCGGTGCTGGCGATGCAGGACGCCGGCACGGACCACTTCCACGTGCTGGTCGACGACGGGCAGATCCTCGGCCGGGTCAACCTGGTGAACATCGTCGACGGGTCGGCCGAGCTCGGCTACCGGATCGCGGAGTCGGCCGCCGGGCGCGGGTTGGCGACGTGGGGCGTGCGCGAGGTCCTCGGTACGCCGTACGGGCTCCGGCAGATCACCGCGCGCACCACGCTGGACAACCTCGCCTCGCAGAAGATCCTGGCCCGCGTCGGTTTCGTCCGCACCGGCGAGGTCGAGCTCAGCGGCCAACCCGGCTACAGCTATGTGCTGGCGACGCCCCAGGCGTAG
- a CDS encoding biopolymer transporter Tol, protein MDVRTGVSRLVFASQEILVEAPNWSPDGKWLLPNGDGKLFRVSVDGGELEEIPLGGVPPINNDHVVSPDGETVYVSAEDGHLYAVTAGVARRVSNERGAGFRYYLHGVSPSGSTLAYIGMDSARNTNVWTIPAAGGIDVPVTDDEFADDGAEFGPDGEWIYFNSERASANAQLFRVAGDVVEQLTDDERVNWFPHPAPDGSAIAYVSFPPGTAGHPADVEDVRVRLLEQGEIREIATVFGGQGTMNVPSWSPDSRFFAYVAYPVR, encoded by the coding sequence GTGGACGTTCGGACGGGGGTGAGTCGGCTCGTCTTTGCGTCGCAGGAGATCCTGGTGGAGGCGCCGAACTGGTCGCCGGACGGGAAATGGCTGCTGCCGAACGGGGACGGGAAGCTGTTCCGGGTTTCGGTGGACGGCGGGGAGCTGGAGGAGATTCCGCTCGGGGGTGTGCCGCCGATCAACAACGACCACGTGGTCAGCCCGGACGGCGAGACGGTTTATGTCTCCGCTGAGGACGGGCACCTGTACGCCGTCACCGCCGGGGTCGCTCGGCGCGTGAGCAACGAGCGGGGCGCGGGGTTTCGGTACTACCTGCACGGGGTTTCGCCGTCCGGGTCGACCTTGGCCTACATCGGGATGGACAGCGCGCGGAACACGAATGTGTGGACGATTCCGGCGGCCGGCGGGATCGACGTACCGGTGACCGACGACGAGTTCGCGGACGACGGCGCCGAGTTCGGGCCGGACGGGGAATGGATCTACTTCAACTCGGAGCGGGCTTCGGCGAACGCGCAGTTGTTCCGGGTGGCCGGCGACGTGGTGGAGCAGTTGACCGACGACGAGCGGGTGAACTGGTTCCCGCACCCGGCGCCGGACGGGTCGGCGATCGCGTACGTGAGTTTCCCGCCGGGGACGGCCGGGCACCCGGCGGATGTCGAGGACGTGCGGGTCCGGCTGCTCGAGCAGGGCGAGATCCGGGAGATCGCGACGGTGTTCGGCGGGCAGGGGACGATGAACGTGCCGAGTTGGTCGCCGGACAGCCGGTTCTTCGCGTACGTCGCCTACCCGGTCCGATAA
- a CDS encoding GIY-YIG nuclease family protein — MSGVLREAAAEAPGRAGVYLFLGASGEVLYVGKAGNLRQRLAQHAAAKGPRVGLAKRYDLVRRVVWEVAASEEAAAWRESELIFALRPPYNANTGVRGVAAVGQDARVPYLVVREEAAGVLRFALETGVPGEGRAYGCFPHLGKGVASSLGIACSDGYTALLRLLWASGGAGDLMPGAITRSAPGEFSVVVDDRTALHGFLSGTRAKLVDELLLGASERPAFMMPALRRDREAALRFFAGGPRLVRERRLRHGVRGRVLEVETYRRLVREEIAPVIKG, encoded by the coding sequence GTGTCCGGCGTACTGCGGGAGGCTGCGGCCGAGGCGCCTGGCAGGGCTGGGGTTTATCTGTTCCTGGGCGCTTCGGGTGAGGTGCTCTATGTGGGGAAGGCCGGCAACCTTCGGCAGCGGCTCGCGCAGCATGCTGCGGCGAAGGGGCCTCGGGTGGGGCTGGCCAAGAGGTACGACCTGGTACGACGGGTGGTCTGGGAGGTCGCTGCTTCCGAGGAGGCGGCGGCCTGGCGGGAGTCGGAGCTGATCTTCGCGCTGCGGCCGCCGTACAACGCGAACACTGGGGTGCGTGGGGTCGCGGCGGTGGGGCAGGATGCTCGGGTTCCTTACCTGGTGGTGCGTGAGGAAGCGGCGGGGGTGCTGCGGTTCGCGCTGGAGACCGGCGTGCCGGGTGAAGGGCGGGCCTACGGGTGCTTTCCGCATCTTGGGAAGGGAGTGGCATCCTCGTTGGGGATTGCGTGTAGTGACGGGTACACGGCGCTGCTTCGGTTGCTGTGGGCGAGCGGCGGTGCGGGCGATTTGATGCCGGGGGCAATTACACGGTCAGCGCCGGGCGAGTTCTCGGTGGTGGTTGACGACAGGACCGCGCTGCACGGGTTCCTCAGCGGGACTCGGGCGAAGCTGGTCGACGAGTTGTTGCTGGGGGCAAGCGAGCGGCCGGCGTTCATGATGCCGGCGTTGCGGCGGGACCGGGAGGCGGCACTGCGGTTCTTCGCGGGTGGGCCGAGGCTCGTCCGCGAGCGGCGGCTGCGGCACGGCGTACGGGGTCGGGTGCTGGAGGTGGAGACCTACAGGCGGCTGGTGCGCGAGGAGATCGCTCCGGTGATCAAGGGGTGA